The Flavobacterium galactosidilyticum nucleotide sequence GCGCATTTTTAGCTCTTAAAAGTGCAACACCTCCACCAGCAACAATTCCTTCTTCAACCGCTGCACGAGTTGCGTGAAGTGCATCATCAACTCTATCTTTTTTCTCTTTCATTTCTACTTCAGAAGCAGCTCCTACGTAAAGAACAGCAACACCACCAGCTAATTTAGCCAAACGTTCTTGCAGTTTTTCTTTGTCATAATCAGAAGTAGTAGCTTCCATTTGACCTTTAATTTGGTTCACACGATTTTTGATCATGTCAGCTTCACCAGCACCACTTACAATTGTAGTGTTGTCTTTATCGATAGTTACTTTCTTAGCAGTTCCTAACATTTCTAAAGTGGTGTTTTCAAGGGTATAACCTCTTTCTTCAGAAATTACAGTTCCACCAGTTAAGATAGCAATATCTTCAAGCATCGCTTTTCTTCTGTCTCCAAAACCAGGTGCTTTTACAGCAGCGATTTTCAAGGCACCACGTAATTTATTTACCACTAATGTAGAAAGTGCTTCGCCATCAACATCTTCAGCAATAATTAATAATGGCTTTCCAGATTGTGCAACTGGTTCCAAAACTGGTAATAATTCTTTTAAAGAAGATACTTTTTTGTCATACAAAAGGATGTAAGGACTTTCCAATTCTACTTCCATTTTTTCTGAATTGGTAACAAAATATGGAGAAAGATATCCTCTGTCAAATTGCATTCCTTCCACAACATCTACATAAGTATCAGTTCCTTTTGCCTCTTCAACAGTGATCACACCTTCTTTTCCAACTTTTGCGAAAGCAGTAGCGATTAACTCACCAATTACTTCGTCATTATTAGCAGAAATAGAAGCAATTTGCTTGATTTTTTCAGAGTCGCTTCCTACTACTTTAGCTTGCTTAGCTAGGTCAGCAACAATAGCCTCAACCGCTTTGTCAATACCGCGTTTCAAGTCCATAGGGTTTGCACCAGCTGCAACGTTTTTCAAGCCTTCTTTTACGATAGCTTGAGCTAATACTGTAGCAGTTGTTGTTCCGTCTCCGGCTAAATCATTGGTTTTGCTCGCCACTTCTTTAACCATTTGAGCACCCATATTTTCTAATGGATCTTTCAATTCAATTTCTTTTGCAACAGTAACACCATCTTTAGTAACATTTGGTCCACCAAAAGATTTTCCAATAATTACATTACGACCTTTTGGTCCAAGAGTTACTTTTACTGCATTTGCTAATGCGTCAACACCACGTTTTAATCCGTCACGTGCTTCAATATCAAATTTTATATCTTTTGCCATTTCTTGTTTTATTAAATTTTAGTTGTCTTAATACTTAATTCTTTCGACTTAATACTAATTATATTATCGCAAGAATATCATCCTCACGCATAATTAAATAATCTTTTCCTTCTAGTTTCAATTCAGTTCCAGCATATTTTCCGTAAAGTACAGAATCTCCAATTTTTACTGTCATTGTATGATCTTTTGTACCATTTCCAACGGCAACAACAGTTCCTTTTTGTGGTTTTTCTTTTGCTGTATCTGGAATAAAAATCCCTGACGCAGTTTTTGTTTCAGCCGCAACGGGCTCGATAAGAACTCTGTCTGAAAGTGGTTTGATGTTTAAAGCCATGATTTTATATTTATTTTATAGTTTTAATGAATGCTTATTGGATTTCAGAAATTGTGCCAGCCTACTAAAACTGACACATTTGCTTAAAAAAAATGCCAGCTTTGACAAGCTGGCATTTTTAAAATAGTATATATAATTTATTTTGCTGGAGTTGGTACAGCAGGTGTATTTTGTACAGGTGCTACTGGAGCAGTTGTAGGGGCATTGTTGATGATTTTTGAATCAGTATCACTCAATGAACCAGTAAAACTTAAGCTTGAAAGAAGGATAAGTGCAATCAGTATAGTTGCTAATGTCCAAGTACTTTTATCTAAAAAGTCAGTTGTTT carries:
- a CDS encoding co-chaperone GroES — translated: MALNIKPLSDRVLIEPVAAETKTASGIFIPDTAKEKPQKGTVVAVGNGTKDHTMTVKIGDSVLYGKYAGTELKLEGKDYLIMREDDILAII
- the groL gene encoding chaperonin GroEL (60 kDa chaperone family; promotes refolding of misfolded polypeptides especially under stressful conditions; forms two stacked rings of heptamers to form a barrel-shaped 14mer; ends can be capped by GroES; misfolded proteins enter the barrel where they are refolded when GroES binds), with the protein product MAKDIKFDIEARDGLKRGVDALANAVKVTLGPKGRNVIIGKSFGGPNVTKDGVTVAKEIELKDPLENMGAQMVKEVASKTNDLAGDGTTTATVLAQAIVKEGLKNVAAGANPMDLKRGIDKAVEAIVADLAKQAKVVGSDSEKIKQIASISANNDEVIGELIATAFAKVGKEGVITVEEAKGTDTYVDVVEGMQFDRGYLSPYFVTNSEKMEVELESPYILLYDKKVSSLKELLPVLEPVAQSGKPLLIIAEDVDGEALSTLVVNKLRGALKIAAVKAPGFGDRRKAMLEDIAILTGGTVISEERGYTLENTTLEMLGTAKKVTIDKDNTTIVSGAGEADMIKNRVNQIKGQMEATTSDYDKEKLQERLAKLAGGVAVLYVGAASEVEMKEKKDRVDDALHATRAAVEEGIVAGGGVALLRAKNALSTITPDNADEATGIQIVSRAVESPLRTIVENAGLEGSVVVAKVAEGTGDFGYNAKTDEYVDMLKAGIIDPKKVTRVALENAASVAGMILTTECALIDIKEDNGGGNPMGGGMPGMM
- the secG gene encoding preprotein translocase subunit SecG translates to MSTFSIFLVLITIVCFLLIVVIMVQNPKGGGLSSTLGGSQMMGGVQKTTDFLDKSTWTLATILIALILLSSLSFTGSLSDTDSKIINNAPTTAPVAPVQNTPAVPTPAK